The genomic stretch TCGTCCTCGGGGGCGAACAAATCATCGCCCGGCTTGCACCGATCGCCCAATACGTGATCCCGCGTCACTTCCATTTCCGCGGCATGCTTGAGCAGCGGTGCCACCGTTGGCAGGAACACCGAGGCGAGCTCCCCGCGCCGCCGGGCCCGCACGAACCGCCCCACTGCCTGGGCGAAGAACAACGGCGTGGACGCATTGGTGGCGTAGACCCCGACCGCCAACCGCGGGATGTCCACGCCCTCGGAGACCATGCGCACCGCGACCAGCCACCGGTCGTCACTGTCGGAGAACGCGCCGATCCGGGCACTGGCGCCGGAGTCGTCGGAGAGCACCACGGTGGGCTTGGTGCCGGTCAACTCGTGCAGCAGCCGGGCGTAGGCACGGGCGGCGTTCTGGTCGGTGGCGATCACCATCGCGCCGGCATCGGGGACGTGTCGACGCACCTCGGACAGGCGCTGATCGGCGGCGCGCAGCACCGTGGGGATCCAGTCGCCGCCGGCGTCCAGCGCGGTACGCCAGGCCTGGTTGGTCGCCTCCCCGGTCAATGGTTCGCCGAGGGCCGCGGCCAGTTCGTCGCCGGCCCGGGTGCGCCAGCGCATCTGCCCGGCGTAGGCCAGGAACACCACCGGGCGCACCACCGCGTCGGCCAGTGCCTCACCGTAGCCGTAGATGTGATCGGCGACGCTGCGCGGCACCCCGTCGGACCCGGCCGCGTAGCTGACGAACGGGATCGGGTTCACATCGGACCGGAACGGCGTGCCGGTCAGCGAGAGCCGGCGCGCCGCCGGACCGAAGGCCTCGAAGATCGCCTCGCCCCAACTGCGGCTGTCCCCGGCGTGGTGCACCTCGTCGAGGATGACCAAGGTCGGGCGGGCCTCGGTGCGGTTGCGGTGCAGTATCGGGTGCGCAGCGACGCCGGCGTAGGTGACCGCCACGCCGCTGAAACCCTTGGCGGTTTTCCCGTCCGCGTTGCGGAACTCCGGGTCGATCCGGATGCCGATGCGTTCCGCGGCACCGGCCCATTGGGTCTTGAGGTGCTCGGTGGGCGCGACGATGGTGACGGCCCGGATCACCTTTGCATTCAGCAGTTCGCTCGCCACCCGCAGCGCGAAGGTGGTCTTGCCGGCGCCCGGCGTGGCCACCGCCAGGAAGTCCCGCGGGTGGCGCGCCAGGTAGCTCGCCAGTGCGTCGGATTGCCAGGCACGCAACTTCTCCGCGGTGCCGTACGGGGACCGATCCGGGAAAGCGGGGTGCAGGTTGGCCGGGTTGCGCAAACTCACGGAGCGACACGCTCCGGACCGGCCAGATGCCAGGGACGCACCGGTAGCTCGGTGACCGCGGCCCCGGTGGCCGCCCGGATCGCGGCAGCAATCGCCGCCGCGGCCGGGCCGACCGGGGTGTCCCACACGCCCTTGACGCCCATCCATGATCCGTCCTGCCCGGCCACGAACAGGTCGGCCAGGCTGGTGCCGGGGGTATCCGCGGTGGTGGGGAACGTCGCGACGTCGCCGAGCACCAACCCGAGGCCGCTGGTGCTGCCCCCGTCGAGCACGGCGAGCAGCTGGGTCAGGTTCACCACGCGCCCGACGTCCACCGACCCCACCAGTTCCACCACCCGGACCGAGCCCAGGTCGACGTCCACGTCCACCACCGCACGGTGGGCGGCGAAGCCGAACCCGGCGAACGCCACGCCCTGCCCCGCCGGATCGAGCACCTCGGTCCGCGGCGGGTGGTAGGTCGCGGTCTGCTCGATACTGCGCCCGGCGAGCACAGTGACCAACTCGATGTCCAACAGCCCGTCATAGGACCGGATGCGCCCGCCACGCACGCTGAACAAATCCGCGGAGACGCCCTGCGCCTCGGCCAGCTCGGCGCACAACGCGGCCGCGATCGCGGTGCAGGCGGTGAACACCGCACCGCCGGCCACCCAGGTCAACCGGCTGTGCGCGGCAGGCCCGGCCGACGGGGCGTCGGAATCCGCCGGGACCAGTTCCACCTCGGCCGGCCCGAGCACCTCGCGCACGATCTGCATCGCGATGGTGAGAAAGCCCTGCCCGTGCTCCGCCGCGTCGCAGCTGATGGTGGCCACCCCGTCGGTCAGCCGAACGGTGGCGGTGGCCGGGTGGTCCTGGCCCTCACCGGGCAACAACGGGGTCAGCCCGATCGCGTGCCCGACGCCACGGCGCACGGTCGTGCTGGTGGCGGTGCCGACCGCACCGCCGGGCAGATCCTCGGCGGCGGTGGCCCGTCGTCGACCGGGCAACGGGGCCTCGGCGACGGTGGCCAGCAGCGGCGCCGTGGGAAGAACGCCGGTCACCAGTTGACCGGTGGGCAACGGGTCCGTGGCATCCAACGCATTCCTCAGCCGCAGTTGCACCGGGTCGGCGCCCAGCGCTGCCGCCACCCTGTCGAGCTGGGCCTCGACGGCTATGCACCCGGCGGCCGCGGCGAAGCCGCGCAATGTCCCCGGTGGGGCGGTATTGGTGCGCCACGCGACCGCATCCAAGTCCACCGAGCCGACCCGGTAGGGCCCCGCCGCCACGGCGCACAGCCGGGCCAGCTCGTCGCCGGTGAGGCCCGCGTAGGCGCCGCCGTCCAGCCACAACCGTGCCTGCACGGCGACCAGCGTGCCGTCGGCGGCCGCGTGGTGCCGGTACCGGGCGCGCAGCGCGGGACCGCTCGGCGCCCCGCGGCTGCCACCCCGGTCGCTCACCCGCACCGGTCGATTCAGCCGCAGCGCAAGCAGCCCGGCGAGCACCCCGGCGGACAGCTCGGGGTCCGGCGGGCCGGGCGCGATCGCCGGCACCAACCGGATCTGATCCGGTGTCAGATCCAAGCAGAGCGCGATCTGGTCACGGTCGGCCCGGGTCCAGCCGGACACCGTGATCAGGTCCAGGCCACGCTCGGTGGGGATGGCGACCGCGGCGGGTGGCCCCGCCGGCGACGCCGGCCGACCGATGGCGAACTCCTGCTCGACCACCACGTCCGCGCCCGGCACCGGGCGCGCCGGGACGTCCCAGTCGACATCGGGCAGCTCCGGCCCGCGGCGCACCCGCAACGCCCGGATCACGTTGCCGTCCGGGTGCACCGGCGCACCGAACTCGGCGGCGGAGGAATCCAGCACCGCCTCGGCCGCCCGGTAGTCCACCCGCACTGCCGCGGCCGCGCGGCGGGCGACCGCCGGGTCGTCGGCGGCCAACACCGCGACCGGTTCGCCTTCGTGGCGCACCACGCCCGCGGCCAGCACCGGTCGATCGGCGCGGGCGCTGCCGTATCCCAGCGAGCCGGGCAGGTCCGCAGCGGTCAACACGGCGTGCACACCGGGGAACATCAGCGCCTCGGTGGCGTCCACCGCGACCAGCGCGGCGGACGGACGATCGGCCCGCACCAGTACCGCGTGCACCAGGCCGGGCAGCATCAGGTCTGCGGGGTAGGGCGCAGCGCCGACACCCTTGGCCACCGCATCCGGACGCAGCGGGTTGTCCCCCACCCCGCCGGGGATCAGCTCACCCATCGACAGCCTCGCTGCGCGCCCGCGCCACTGCCCGTACCCCCGCCACCAGCCGTCCGTACCCGCCGCAGCGGCACACCACGCCGGACAGACCGGCCCGGATTGCGGCGTCGGACGGATCCGGGTCGGCGGCCAGCAGTGCCCCCGTTGCGATCAACGCACCCGGGATGCACGCACCGCACTGCACGGCGCCGACCCGGGCAAATGCCTCGGCGATCTCGCTGGGTCGGCCCCGGCCCAGCCCGGCGGCGGTGGTCACCGCGCGACCGCTGGCGCTGATCGCCAAGGTCAGGCAGGCCAGCCGCTGCTGTTCGTCCACCAGCACTGC from Sporichthyaceae bacterium encodes the following:
- a CDS encoding molybdopterin cofactor-binding domain-containing protein — translated: MGELIPGGVGDNPLRPDAVAKGVGAAPYPADLMLPGLVHAVLVRADRPSAALVAVDATEALMFPGVHAVLTAADLPGSLGYGSARADRPVLAAGVVRHEGEPVAVLAADDPAVARRAAAAVRVDYRAAEAVLDSSAAEFGAPVHPDGNVIRALRVRRGPELPDVDWDVPARPVPGADVVVEQEFAIGRPASPAGPPAAVAIPTERGLDLITVSGWTRADRDQIALCLDLTPDQIRLVPAIAPGPPDPELSAGVLAGLLALRLNRPVRVSDRGGSRGAPSGPALRARYRHHAAADGTLVAVQARLWLDGGAYAGLTGDELARLCAVAAGPYRVGSVDLDAVAWRTNTAPPGTLRGFAAAAGCIAVEAQLDRVAAALGADPVQLRLRNALDATDPLPTGQLVTGVLPTAPLLATVAEAPLPGRRRATAAEDLPGGAVGTATSTTVRRGVGHAIGLTPLLPGEGQDHPATATVRLTDGVATISCDAAEHGQGFLTIAMQIVREVLGPAEVELVPADSDAPSAGPAAHSRLTWVAGGAVFTACTAIAAALCAELAEAQGVSADLFSVRGGRIRSYDGLLDIELVTVLAGRSIEQTATYHPPRTEVLDPAGQGVAFAGFGFAAHRAVVDVDVDLGSVRVVELVGSVDVGRVVNLTQLLAVLDGGSTSGLGLVLGDVATFPTTADTPGTSLADLFVAGQDGSWMGVKGVWDTPVGPAAAAIAAAIRAATGAAVTELPVRPWHLAGPERVAP
- a CDS encoding DEAD/DEAH box helicase, giving the protein MSLRNPANLHPAFPDRSPYGTAEKLRAWQSDALASYLARHPRDFLAVATPGAGKTTFALRVASELLNAKVIRAVTIVAPTEHLKTQWAGAAERIGIRIDPEFRNADGKTAKGFSGVAVTYAGVAAHPILHRNRTEARPTLVILDEVHHAGDSRSWGEAIFEAFGPAARRLSLTGTPFRSDVNPIPFVSYAAGSDGVPRSVADHIYGYGEALADAVVRPVVFLAYAGQMRWRTRAGDELAAALGEPLTGEATNQAWRTALDAGGDWIPTVLRAADQRLSEVRRHVPDAGAMVIATDQNAARAYARLLHELTGTKPTVVLSDDSGASARIGAFSDSDDRWLVAVRMVSEGVDIPRLAVGVYATNASTPLFFAQAVGRFVRARRRGELASVFLPTVAPLLKHAAEMEVTRDHVLGDRCKPGDDLFAPEDELLAAANRAEDGPDGMGEFTALGSVASFDRVMFGGAEYGLPAEPGSREEQDYIGLPGLLDTDQIAELLRRRQAAQLRAANRRRGTDAPPQPAALRPVVTHAERSALRRELHTLVGSWHHRSGASHAAIHAELRRETGGPPVGQAGVDDLRRRIAALRQRLA
- a CDS encoding 2Fe-2S iron-sulfur cluster-binding protein, with product MTEPLPSYVLDVDGRAHPVEQAQVTESLLYVLRERLGLTSAKDGCGTGQCGACAVLVDEQQRLACLTLAISASGRAVTTAAGLGRGRPSEIAEAFARVGAVQCGACIPGALIATGALLAADPDPSDAAIRAGLSGVVCRCGGYGRLVAGVRAVARARSEAVDG